The Lutibacter profundi genome includes a region encoding these proteins:
- a CDS encoding AtpZ/AtpI family protein, whose translation MSKPKKKEQLSKYLQLTSVVFQMGITIYLGTYAGKWLDNYFQTSNKTFLIITTMLALVVSIWNVLRQLKRINKKYD comes from the coding sequence GTGAGCAAACCAAAAAAGAAAGAACAGCTTAGTAAGTATCTACAACTAACAAGTGTTGTGTTTCAAATGGGTATTACCATTTATTTAGGCACTTATGCCGGAAAATGGTTAGATAATTATTTCCAAACTTCAAATAAAACATTTTTAATTATTACAACAATGTTGGCTTTAGTTGTTTCAATATGGAATGTTTTAAGGCAGTTGAAAAGAATAAACAAAAAATATGACTAA
- a CDS encoding bactofilin family protein, protein MFSEKKDKQPQVLERNIIGKNTSIIGDVISEGDFRIDGKVEGTIKTTGRVVIGKTGSINGKVACNNADIEGKFSGELIVNSLLTLKATAIISGDVIISKLSVEPGAEFNASCSMKGSVKELKSEQTKKERTA, encoded by the coding sequence ATGTTTTCAGAAAAAAAAGACAAGCAGCCACAAGTATTAGAGAGAAACATTATAGGAAAAAACACATCTATTATAGGAGATGTTATTTCTGAAGGAGATTTTAGAATTGATGGAAAAGTAGAAGGAACTATAAAAACAACAGGAAGAGTTGTTATTGGAAAAACAGGAAGTATAAATGGTAAAGTAGCGTGTAATAATGCAGATATTGAAGGGAAATTTTCGGGGGAATTGATTGTAAATAGCCTACTTACGTTAAAAGCAACAGCAATTATTTCTGGAGATGTAATAATTAGTAAATTATCTGTTGAGCCAGGAGCTGAATTTAATGCCTCATGCAGTATGAAAGGATCTGTTAAAGAATTAAAAAGTGAGCAAACCAAAAAAGAAAGAACAGCTTAG
- the atpB gene encoding F0F1 ATP synthase subunit A → MYRINVVKTLTLLFLVITFSVNAQHEATKTSHEEKASPEKDFKTKIKEEIRHHVKDSYYFDFNSNSETGEYNGFSLPIILFDDGLQVFMSSKFKHGKEIAKVGGNYYKLYHNKIYKTDASGKLSFDEHHHPTNTKPLDFSITKGVLSIIIVSLIVFLIFSSLAKSYAKNGSIPKGIGRFFEPLVIYIRDEIAIPSIGHKHYKKYMPFLLTVFFFIWFSNLIGITPFGMNITGNLAVTAALALLTFLITQLTSKKNYWLHIFWMPGVPWPMKIVLAPIELLGVFIKPFALMMRLYANIFAGHIVIYSILGLLFVFKSYIGGSLSFTLALVISILELLVAILQAYIFTMLSALYFGFASEEHEMEHTE, encoded by the coding sequence ATGTACAGAATTAACGTAGTAAAAACCCTTACATTACTATTTTTAGTAATAACATTTTCAGTAAATGCTCAACATGAAGCAACCAAAACTTCTCATGAAGAAAAGGCATCACCTGAAAAAGATTTTAAAACTAAAATAAAAGAAGAAATAAGACATCACGTTAAAGATTCATATTATTTTGATTTTAATTCAAATTCAGAAACGGGAGAGTATAATGGATTTTCATTACCAATTATTTTATTTGATGATGGGCTACAAGTATTTATGTCGTCAAAATTTAAACATGGAAAAGAAATAGCTAAAGTTGGAGGGAATTACTATAAATTATATCACAATAAAATTTATAAAACAGACGCATCAGGGAAGTTGTCATTTGATGAACATCATCACCCAACAAATACAAAACCGCTAGATTTTTCAATAACCAAAGGTGTTTTAAGTATTATAATTGTTTCTCTTATAGTATTCCTAATATTTTCTAGTTTAGCTAAATCGTATGCAAAAAATGGTTCAATACCAAAAGGAATTGGTCGTTTTTTTGAGCCATTAGTTATTTATATCAGAGATGAGATAGCCATTCCTAGTATTGGACACAAGCATTATAAAAAGTACATGCCGTTTTTATTAACTGTTTTCTTTTTTATATGGTTTTCAAATTTAATAGGAATTACTCCTTTTGGAATGAATATAACAGGAAACTTAGCAGTAACAGCAGCACTAGCTTTATTAACATTTTTAATTACACAATTAACATCAAAAAAGAACTATTGGCTGCATATTTTTTGGATGCCTGGAGTGCCGTGGCCTATGAAAATTGTATTAGCTCCAATTGAATTACTGGGGGTTTTTATTAAGCCATTTGCTTTAATGATGCGTTTATATGCTAATATTTTTGCAGGTCATATAGTTATTTATAGTATACTTGGTTTGCTATTTGTATTTAAAAGTTATATAGGAGGAAGTTTAAGTTTTACTTTGGCATTGGTAATTTCAATTTTGGAATTATTAGTAGCCATATTGCAAGCATATATATTTACGATGTTATCAGCACTGTATTTTGGATTTGCATCTGAAGAACACGAAATGGAGCATACGGAATAA